In a genomic window of Thermogemmata fonticola:
- a CDS encoding Hsp20/alpha crystallin family protein, giving the protein MATALTRWRPTTWGLLESFRREMDDLMARFFGEEGNGEALTTWAPRVDVEETEKEILVKADLPGVDPKNVEIAIENGVLTIRGERKEEREEKKKNYHRVERFMGTFYRAIPLPPGVDADKVTATSSQGVVTITVPKKPEAQPKKIVVTPK; this is encoded by the coding sequence ATGGCAACGGCTTTGACTCGGTGGCGTCCCACGACATGGGGATTGCTGGAATCCTTCCGGCGCGAAATGGACGATTTGATGGCGCGCTTCTTCGGAGAAGAGGGGAACGGCGAGGCGTTGACCACTTGGGCACCCCGTGTGGACGTGGAGGAGACGGAGAAGGAAATCCTCGTCAAGGCAGACCTGCCGGGCGTGGACCCCAAGAATGTGGAAATTGCCATTGAAAACGGGGTGCTGACCATCCGCGGCGAACGCAAGGAGGAACGGGAAGAGAAGAAGAAGAACTATCACCGCGTCGAGCGCTTCATGGGCACCTTCTATCGCGCGATCCCGCTGCCTCCGGGCGTTGATGCGGATAAGGTCACAGCCACCAGCTCCCAAGGCGTGGTCACCATCACCGTCCCCAAGAAACCAGAAGCGCAGCCCAAGAAAATCGTCGTCACCCCAAAATGA
- a CDS encoding alkaline phosphatase family protein: MRAHVALAGLLAILAGLWQLTPTAGISVAGEISQTVGGSSGSAVANPKVRLAVLLVFDQLRGDFLERWEPLWGPDGFRRLQQEGAWFIHCHYPYGVTTTGPGHASILTGTCPDRHGIVNNNWYEDGEEVYCATSSRYRLVPAVPKDSKGNEAETPSPAAKPRVPQAGTPDRLLAETVADVLRSAHPAAKIFGLSLKDRSAILPVGRRPDGAYWFTQRFVTSTYYAERLPEWVEAFERHQVVQRWFGQSWERYRKDIDYTRWSGPDDQEGEGIGARVTAAKDPARGWSQGRTFPHPLHPPQRRAPGREYYEALANSPFGNELLAEFAKACITAEKLGSDDIPDLLVISFSSNDLVGHTWGPDSQEVLDITLRSDRIVADLLQFLDAQVGRGKYLLALTADHGICPLPEVSRQRQIYAQRVEVRRLLEQTQEHLNRVYALKTEEGSALGRRASWFEAVSLPWLYLNPRVVAAVGKSREEVAQETARFLNEQAEVYRAWTRKELVQGFPATETVGRRMARSFHPHRCGDVVIVLKPYCLPRSSNPATPSTGTTHGAPFSYDTHVPLLVYGPGIAGGVRHEATTPQAIAAIFAHYLGLRPPQQAEFPVPKTLAAKPGGSAPRHSR, encoded by the coding sequence ATGCGCGCGCACGTAGCTTTGGCGGGTTTACTGGCGATCCTGGCGGGACTGTGGCAGTTGACCCCGACGGCGGGCATCTCGGTCGCCGGGGAGATAAGCCAGACGGTCGGAGGGTCTTCTGGGTCAGCGGTCGCGAATCCGAAAGTGCGCTTAGCGGTGCTGCTGGTTTTCGATCAACTCCGCGGAGATTTCCTGGAGCGCTGGGAACCGCTTTGGGGACCGGATGGTTTCCGCCGCTTGCAACAGGAGGGCGCGTGGTTCATCCACTGCCATTACCCCTACGGCGTGACGACTACTGGTCCCGGCCATGCCTCGATCCTAACTGGTACCTGTCCCGATCGTCACGGCATCGTCAACAATAACTGGTACGAGGACGGCGAGGAGGTGTATTGCGCCACGTCATCGCGCTATCGGCTGGTGCCTGCGGTTCCCAAGGATAGCAAAGGGAACGAGGCGGAAACGCCGTCCCCTGCTGCCAAGCCGCGTGTGCCTCAGGCGGGGACCCCGGACCGGCTCCTGGCGGAAACGGTGGCGGACGTTTTACGCAGTGCCCATCCCGCGGCCAAAATCTTTGGCCTGTCGCTCAAGGATCGCTCGGCGATTCTCCCCGTCGGACGCCGTCCCGATGGCGCCTACTGGTTCACTCAGCGCTTCGTCACCTCGACTTACTACGCTGAACGGCTCCCGGAGTGGGTCGAGGCCTTTGAACGCCACCAGGTGGTGCAGCGGTGGTTTGGCCAGTCCTGGGAACGCTACCGCAAGGACATCGATTACACGCGCTGGAGCGGGCCAGATGATCAGGAGGGCGAAGGCATCGGCGCGCGGGTGACCGCTGCGAAGGACCCAGCGCGGGGCTGGTCCCAGGGGCGGACCTTCCCCCATCCGCTCCATCCGCCGCAACGGCGCGCACCGGGACGGGAATACTACGAAGCTCTGGCCAACTCCCCCTTCGGCAATGAGCTGCTCGCGGAGTTCGCCAAGGCTTGCATCACTGCGGAAAAGCTCGGCAGCGATGACATCCCCGATCTGTTGGTCATCAGCTTTTCGTCCAACGACCTGGTGGGCCACACGTGGGGGCCGGATTCGCAAGAGGTGCTGGACATCACCCTGCGCAGCGATCGGATCGTGGCGGACTTGCTCCAGTTCCTGGATGCCCAGGTGGGGCGGGGGAAGTATCTGCTCGCCTTGACGGCGGATCATGGCATCTGCCCGCTGCCGGAGGTCTCGCGCCAGCGCCAGATTTACGCTCAGAGGGTTGAGGTCCGCCGCCTGTTGGAGCAGACTCAGGAGCATCTCAACCGCGTTTACGCCCTGAAGACGGAGGAAGGCAGCGCCCTGGGCCGGCGGGCAAGTTGGTTCGAGGCGGTCTCGCTGCCGTGGCTGTATTTGAATCCGCGTGTGGTAGCAGCAGTGGGGAAAAGCCGTGAGGAAGTGGCCCAGGAAACGGCTCGCTTTCTGAACGAGCAGGCCGAGGTGTACCGCGCCTGGACTCGTAAGGAGCTGGTTCAAGGCTTCCCGGCCACGGAGACCGTGGGGCGGCGCATGGCGCGCTCTTTCCATCCTCACCGCTGCGGCGATGTCGTGATCGTGCTCAAACCCTATTGCCTGCCCCGCTCGTCCAATCCGGCCACCCCCAGCACGGGCACGACGCACGGCGCGCCTTTCAGTTATGACACCCATGTACCGCTTTTGGTTTACGGTCCGGGCATCGCCGGCGGTGTGCGCCACGAAGCCACGACGCCGCAAGCGATCGCCGCCATCTTCGCTCACTATTTGGGGTTGCGCCCGCCCCAGCAGGCGGAGTTTCCCGTGCCGAAAACCCTGGCGGCCAAACCGGGCGGGTCTGCACCCCGGCATTCACGTTAG
- a CDS encoding glycoside hydrolase family 2 protein — protein sequence MPYYLPSHRLPLSLRAIRFAMLAVLAASPVWGWLGFWGLCNTPQPGLAAEADPPAGQTTGQTVWKPAPAPLMTRWGRQVTPENPWPEYPRPQLVRRHWLNLNGLWDYAITPRQEMFPREWQGKILVPYPVESALSGVGKSVAPDQHLWYRRHFEVPAAWKGQRIWLRFQAVDWEATVWLNGRKLGTHRGMSDPFGFDITEALQPGSNELIVRVWDPTDTAAQPRGKQVRKPHGIWYTAVTGIWQTVWLEPVPPGGIQGLHFTTDITRGEVTVHPHGLQDKDRYRVSVRLGSQTLLQQTSADSRPLTFRLEQPRLWTPDTPALYDVTLEVLRGEEVSDQVESYFAFRSVSVGKDRQGFLRILLNGQPLFQLGTLDQGWWPDGLLTPPSDEAMRYDLEVLKQLGFNMLRKHIKVEPARYYYHCDRLGLLVWQDMPSGGVPERGHFLPPQAPQDARLTEEEKRQFRGELQAMIDHLRFFPCIVVWVPFNEGWGQHDTNDILRFVKTYDPTRLVDGPSGWADRGFGDLKDLHSYPGPAMFPPLPDRVSVLGEFGGLGLPIPGHLWKNTDNWGYRTYRTTEELRQHYAALIRRLHPLIAKGLAAAVYTQTTDVEVEVNGLLTYDRAVLKLDPEQTRRWHRALFGPIPRYREWIPTSEQAGRPWRYTLRPPAEGWEKPDFDDRTWTEGSGGFGTKGTPGAVVRTEWKTADIWLRGVWELQEQPRGELWLRIHHDEDAEVYLNGILAARLTGYTTDYVEIPLPESARQALRPGKNIVAVHCRQTRGGQYIDLGLGELLPAEK from the coding sequence ATGCCATACTACCTTCCGAGCCATCGGCTGCCCCTATCTCTCCGAGCCATACGATTCGCCATGCTTGCAGTGCTGGCGGCTTCCCCTGTTTGGGGCTGGCTCGGCTTCTGGGGCTTGTGCAATACACCGCAGCCCGGCTTGGCCGCAGAGGCGGACCCACCCGCGGGACAGACAACCGGGCAAACGGTCTGGAAACCCGCCCCCGCTCCGCTGATGACCCGCTGGGGCCGGCAAGTCACGCCGGAGAACCCTTGGCCGGAGTATCCCCGCCCGCAACTGGTGCGCCGCCATTGGCTCAATCTCAACGGCTTGTGGGACTATGCCATCACGCCGCGCCAGGAAATGTTCCCGCGCGAGTGGCAGGGGAAAATCCTCGTCCCCTACCCAGTCGAATCGGCCCTGTCGGGAGTCGGAAAGAGCGTCGCGCCGGACCAGCATCTGTGGTACCGCCGCCACTTTGAGGTGCCCGCCGCGTGGAAAGGACAGCGCATTTGGCTCCGCTTCCAGGCGGTCGATTGGGAAGCCACAGTCTGGCTCAATGGCCGCAAGCTCGGCACTCACCGCGGCATGTCCGACCCCTTCGGCTTCGACATCACCGAGGCCCTCCAGCCCGGCAGCAATGAGCTGATCGTGCGCGTCTGGGACCCGACCGACACCGCCGCCCAACCCCGTGGCAAGCAAGTCCGCAAACCGCATGGCATCTGGTACACCGCCGTCACCGGCATCTGGCAGACCGTCTGGCTGGAACCGGTTCCCCCTGGCGGAATCCAAGGTCTGCACTTCACCACAGACATCACGCGCGGAGAGGTTACGGTCCATCCCCACGGCTTGCAGGATAAGGACCGCTACCGTGTCAGCGTGCGCCTCGGCTCGCAAACCCTCCTCCAGCAAACCTCCGCAGATTCTCGCCCCCTCACTTTTCGCCTGGAGCAACCGCGCCTCTGGACCCCCGATACGCCTGCCCTTTACGACGTCACCCTGGAAGTGCTCCGGGGAGAGGAGGTGAGCGATCAGGTTGAGAGCTATTTTGCTTTCCGCAGCGTGTCGGTGGGCAAGGACCGCCAGGGTTTCCTCCGCATTCTGCTCAACGGCCAGCCGCTGTTCCAATTGGGCACTCTGGATCAAGGCTGGTGGCCAGACGGACTGCTCACCCCGCCTTCGGATGAGGCCATGCGCTATGACCTGGAGGTGCTGAAGCAACTCGGCTTCAACATGCTCCGCAAGCACATCAAGGTGGAACCGGCGCGGTATTACTATCACTGCGATCGGCTCGGCTTGCTCGTCTGGCAAGATATGCCCAGCGGGGGCGTCCCGGAACGCGGCCACTTCCTGCCGCCGCAAGCCCCGCAGGACGCCCGGCTGACCGAGGAGGAAAAGCGTCAATTCCGCGGCGAACTGCAGGCCATGATCGATCACCTGCGCTTCTTCCCCTGCATCGTGGTCTGGGTGCCCTTCAACGAGGGCTGGGGGCAGCACGACACCAACGACATTCTCCGATTCGTCAAAACTTATGATCCGACCCGGCTGGTCGATGGCCCCAGCGGCTGGGCCGACCGCGGCTTCGGCGACCTCAAGGACCTGCACAGCTATCCGGGACCGGCGATGTTCCCGCCCCTGCCCGATCGCGTCAGCGTGCTCGGCGAGTTCGGCGGCCTGGGACTGCCCATCCCCGGCCATCTCTGGAAAAACACCGACAACTGGGGCTACCGCACCTATCGCACCACCGAGGAGTTGCGCCAGCACTACGCCGCTCTCATCCGGCGTTTGCACCCGCTCATCGCTAAGGGACTCGCCGCCGCGGTCTATACTCAAACCACCGATGTGGAAGTCGAAGTCAACGGTCTGCTCACCTACGACCGGGCGGTGCTCAAACTCGACCCGGAACAGACCCGCCGCTGGCACCGCGCCCTCTTCGGACCTATTCCCCGCTACCGGGAATGGATTCCCACCTCCGAGCAGGCGGGCCGTCCCTGGCGCTACACTCTGCGTCCGCCCGCCGAGGGCTGGGAAAAGCCCGACTTCGACGACCGCACATGGACCGAAGGCAGCGGCGGTTTCGGCACGAAAGGGACGCCGGGCGCTGTCGTGCGCACGGAGTGGAAAACCGCGGACATTTGGCTGCGCGGCGTCTGGGAACTCCAGGAACAGCCCCGCGGGGAGCTGTGGCTCCGCATCCATCACGATGAAGACGCGGAGGTGTACCTCAACGGCATCCTCGCCGCCCGCCTGACCGGTTACACCACCGACTACGTGGAAATTCCCCTCCCGGAATCCGCCCGGCAAGCGCTCCGGCCAGGCAAAAACATCGTCGCCGTCCATTGCCGCCAAACCCGCGGGGGGCAATACATCGACCTCGGGTTGGGTGAGCTGCTGCCTGCGGAAAAATAA